A stretch of the Meleagris gallopavo isolate NT-WF06-2002-E0010 breed Aviagen turkey brand Nicholas breeding stock unplaced genomic scaffold, Turkey_5.1 ChrUn_random_7180001881414, whole genome shotgun sequence genome encodes the following:
- the LOC104916305 gene encoding sporozoite surface protein 2-like, protein MSSKNPKISRIPKSSKVTKFTNNSKSSNSPETSKIPWFSKNLKSSKIPSIPKSSETSKTPSPPAIPRTPRSPSPPTNPNPARPQVLQKTPSPPKNPNSSNNPKSSNKPESSKILRPPESSSSPTAPSPPSSLSPPGHPSPPRTPRPPSPPRPQVLQGPQDLPRSQDFQGHQVLQEPQILQDPKSSKVPRSSNNPKTSSNLESSNNHKSSKILKSSTNLKSSRTTMFSNNPKSSKIPKTSNYPKSSKTPSLPTSPTPTAAPTPPATPSPPPTSSPA, encoded by the coding sequence ATGTCCTCCAAAAACCCCAAGATCtccaggatccccaagtcctccAAGGTCACCAAGTTTACCAACAACTCCAAGTCTTCCAACAGTCCcgagacctccaagatcccctGGTTCTCCAAGAACTTGAAGTCCTCCAAGATCCCCAGTATCCCCAAGTCCTCTGAGACCTCCAAGACCCCAAGTCCTCCAGCAATCCCAAGAACTCCAAGGTCTCCAAGTCCTCCAACAAACCCAAATCCTGCAAGACCTCAAGTCCTCCAAAAAACTCCAAGTCCTCCAAAAAACCCCAATTCCTCCAACAATCCCAAGTCCTCCAACAAACCAGAGTCCTCCAAGATCCTAAGACCTCCAGAGTCCTCAAGTTCTCCAACAGCCCCAAGTCCTCCATCGTCCTTAAGTCCTCCAGGACACCCAAGTCCTCCAAGAACCCCAAGACCCCCGAGTCCTCCAAGACCCCAAGTCCTCCAAGGTCCTCAAGATCTTCCAAGATCCCAAGACTTCCAAGGTCACCAAGTCCTCCAAGAACCCCAAATTCTCCAAGACCCCAAGTCCTCCAAGGTCCCCAGGAGCTCCAATAACCCCAAGACCTCCAGCAACCTCGAGTCCTCCAACAACCACAAGTCCTCCAAGATTCTTAAGTCCTCCACAAACCTCAAGTCCTCCAGGACCACCATGTTCTCAAACAACCCCAAGtcctccaagatccccaagaCCTCCAACTACCCCAAATCCTCCAAGACCCCAAGTCTTCCAACGTCCCCAACACCTACAGCAGCCCCAACACCTCCAGCAACCCCAAGTCCTCCACCAACCTCGAGTCCTGCATGA
- the LOC100539075 gene encoding transcription factor 4-like, protein MLIKALPTPSCSIDGHHSGDPWSSSSGMXXXXXMNQSGYGGMLGNSSHLPQSGSYCSLHPHDRLSYPSHSSADINSSLPPMSTFHRSGTNHYSASSCTPPANGTDGIMANRGSGAAGSSQTGDALGKALASIYSPDHTNTSFPSNPSTPVGSPPSLSAGTAVWSRNGGQASSSPNYEGPLHSLVCFHRRPPLPPPRG, encoded by the exons ATGTTAATTAAAGCTCTCCCAACCCCATCTTGTTCCATAGATGGGCATCACAGCGGTGACCCGTGGAGCTCCTCCAGTGGGATGANNNNNNNNNNNNNGATGAACCAATCTGGTTATGGGGGGATGCTGGGCAACTCCTCGCACCTCCCGCAGTCCGGCAGCTACTGCAGTCTGCATCCCCACGACCGACTG AGCTACCCATCGCACTCGTCAGCAGACATCAATTCCAGTCTTCCTCCGATGTCCACCTTTCACCGCAGCGGCACCAATCACTACAGCGCCTCGTCCTGCACCCCTCCAGCCAACGGGACAGATGGGATCATGG CCAACAGAGGAAGCGGGGCGGCCGGCAGCTCGCAGACTGGCGATGCGCTGGGGAAAGCACTTGCATCT ATCTATTCTCCAGATCACACCAACACCAGCTTCCCATCAAATCCTTCAACTCCTGTCGGTTCTCCCCCTTCTCTCTCAG CAGGCACAGCTGTTTGGTCTAGAAATGGAGGTCAAGCGTCATCATCTCCCAATTATGAAGGTCCCTTACACTCTTTGGTATGTTTCCATCGACgacctcctcttcctcctcctcggGGTTAA